The proteins below are encoded in one region of Helianthus annuus cultivar XRQ/B chromosome 2, HanXRQr2.0-SUNRISE, whole genome shotgun sequence:
- the LOC110913693 gene encoding dehydration-responsive element-binding protein 1D: MDTSSASEWSSSSTGELMLASRTPKKRAGRKKFKETRHLVYRGVRRRNPGKWVCEVREPNNQSRVWLGTYPTAEMAARAHDVAVLAMRGRSACLNFADSVWRLPVPESNNVKDIQKAAAEAAEAFMQTEDAVVGTNELPEVVVYADEEEMFGMPGYIASMAEGLMVPPPQMLGYANFRDDEDFYVDMSLWSYYL, translated from the coding sequence ATGGACACCTCTTCAGCTTCCGAATGGAGCAGCAGCAGCACCGGAGAACTAATGCTCGCTTCACGAACCCCGAAGAAGAGAGCCGGAAGGAAGAAGTTCAAGGAGACTCGACACCTGGTTTACCGAGGAGTGAGGAGAAGAAATCCCGGCAAGTGGGTGTGTGAAGTGAGAGAACCAAATAATCAATCAAGAGTGTGGCTGGGGACATATCCGACAGCAGAAATGGCGGCCCGGGCACACGATGTGGCGGTTTTGGCCATGAGGGGGCGGTCGGCTTGTTTAAATTTTGCTGACTCAGTTTGGCGGCTGCCTGTACCAGAGTCTAACAATGTAAAGGATATACAAAAGGCAGCGGCTGAGGCTGCAGAGGCGTTTATGCAGACGGAGGATGCGGTGGTGGGAACCAATGAATTGCCGGAAGTAGTGGTCTACGCCGATGAAGAGGAGATGTTTGGAATGCCTGGATATATTGCTAGCATGGCTGAGGGACTCATGGTACCGCCACCTCAGATGCTGGGGTATGCTAACTTTCGAGATGATGAAGATTTTTATGTTGACATGTCTTTATGGAGTTATTACCTCTAA